In Vespa velutina chromosome 1, iVesVel2.1, whole genome shotgun sequence, the following proteins share a genomic window:
- the LOC124950671 gene encoding mucin-5AC-like isoform X1: MDVSFTNVLEGARQYFQGLPVPSASAIPSEDHNHPTSSTNSASSASTSHDHGVASSSVAPPPAPPSSASTPSVVNQETTRYSSDVGQSSSSTENGSSSSGPFWNPSVEPYPPQPTRVEVPDTRPGDESSEPSSSSPGTVVTLTEMQPSNHRSSATSNFQQQQQQQQQQQQQKQSSVSSASTDQHSSHQIIATTTSSSPRLHQMQPPQRDHSPEPVYQQLNNISRTSFATVEILATSHSTSHPNYQNANDRQSQSGTAIVPQRTQYYPRYHHPDITKSAPAPFSQNSVYQSANVTVTTAGSVQQPATRPTPVEQNSVLVHGQDQQRVPSSSYGSSVQTPPSSGSTIYGSSQNYRVSGQLQQTRSVNPTADERIRPAQHGIDGTSASSSSSTSSSSSSSSNSNNSSSGNPCTSANPPCNPRHGSSHIPSSPQNLPAHIPSPHLPSAVSSVHGQHPQQQQQQQGQQHHTRINPSPHSANPNAYNNARTILSQSGPSPSSSSSSSSNHPQQMIPPTGLSGYHPIASPHEPPRHATPSPHRQSPHVSTLHNPHASSPHPTPSPHAAFQPHSPTYPPPPPPARSTPHSYSVPATSQHYQNAGYNASPYAPPPQSSYHSFQKSPQQPLSQSHGSYYSQPNRSHSQSYVQPTPMGAPPQPICPGGTNSSNGGLTYQQNKAVMYNGADSKRSPAEIAGSYASYRSSSTNVQRSNNTHNLPPIAALSSYHSNKRETGNKVQSIQRRVHSIGATNKVPVVTPPSSVMVLPQRIPEYSSLPTPLNHAIPVNGRTTSSVNSTYAGRYANQQNYPAYATTIAPSHHGSNSSSNTSVTSIGATVRSSVPAPPVHAYQSSDTTAHLGSYHHTVRTAESYPYKEQSYQNSSAPMVPAVPGTPLPAPPPPQTNGIRKRESPLDLSVKTVKTSADSTAQDDLEASSTDKHASNLNLMSPSTMSRSSNGSRSMAPPAIQSLGPPPIASYSNYDARVSTRGVRSSSIPSVCPRTSTPQTVCAPKVDFLPDFNSTPLRQHHAPPHDSPIRRNTGQQLYGPPPPPPQAPLPSQYTNNTTPLPHMSTFQKSSLPATPVYDGSPAPPPPSSSTSSSSYLPANDSSRSSSRYPVVDPSRMGPTTLPLQEYPSDPSKYYLDTRNKFGSPTQKDHRGTIKRSGETVYSGTAPNKQPRLDTWRIAIDKQIEQKLSTVRSPHEQQKRQELNLPVAMPNGTLIAPSTYEQRSDNGYSSSDSLRYQQAYCDKRNYPEPKVARTSPPYNHPPISKATNVHALPQQVNSQTSYSNYRQNQRTACPPVSSMATPTVDQPSNTGADKRVLSLLRNSLENKQQREEQLNSQQPILVNHNQQSFQNKVVAPVEPKTNIGRHNLSPFTAASLLERNSNTPPHYKFHVPRAVDSITQEAPRSMYASRVNSSATLPGKEALLGPRGAENQIHRDKDDGLAAILAAKIRTKAELKQVGTGQFLAKPVVPSQDVSSTPKELDSAASTSTPQSGSSAGSPPKLTREKAACLPPRRRLFSRTEEENMPVAATTVPVSTPTPAVASTVPPRASGFRSSSETSVFDFRESDSEGEMPVLERQTLEEMRRDRKQLSKVQPPIPLNDAMCMNMASSMDLVKIELKENDKINEVDPFWAVTCDKFMEQLRAGDVVKKRGRKKKLDGTSSKMDDTGNDSSKESDLNTNDATADIKIKIEDIKKEVEDVVEAVVDEKVETAETSKDDLKSPVSIKIQVEEKVAVVEAKENDRRNSGDDSDEVPLIKRATKKKSKKEDSDCEEEIVCRKRRVRRGSRIKLASSSGSESSSEESDVSTEYGHGSSVADRLRARKRSGNSGENEGMKLRSRDTTPQKNKAEKEMKSSTSKTVPSSRKVKPKPLFGDGSDFRPGWEEEVYVYKKSLRMPTRLITVSKPSRFHRLSTSLPDLDPGSPALSVSMDSSDVCLGRKRLVDSDIESEYSFSITGLGSKIDDEEATSSTTISCPPKTTIGKQTRLENNSIVDVLAQKVGTGKKDSKRKQQKEKSEKGTKILQKGGNNEPELLPTPSLTPLLASEAPKTPKGKSSSPIKNKPLKPIKVSDSFLLGYFRKETVNNFRDTFKNNHAIPNEFSTFVLNSRTRTETRVLKKQTTIREVFGEDRPASAPPMQNHGDTSQDDDSQNEAMENTLGKPRTLKQKVVSRLRNAGILRSHKAIVNSKRHLLIAKRRKDLLKSLAEKKLKRVKKETEVEVSKETNDTQEAENNEIEDENNESEVPNKKKLKLRTGRRKFRSGFDYVRKKKRPLKKDDAAPKERKRQILSRPSPECVADIQSEIRTWVIKKGVGETILHRAARLGHTDVTAYCLEKLNSAPSPKDNAGYTPLHEACSRGHLEIAKLLLAYGANASESANGGIRPLHEAAESGSTELVRLLLSYGADPLLATYSGQTPLMLAVETEAYSILEQHLDDIQGHSSTPWSFGGPASIFDPEETGYNPLSDPPMDSPEPELEEIEMEVSDVNLPVLFSLTNDSDKWVLLQDLMAALRIKSRDALLRQVNPKAHTGPPAIAHRDVMRELKLPDFLEQSRCCHLLSGGEKINVRGSKVTLIKYNERVKSLLNVEKVLISLR, translated from the exons ATGGATGTGAGCTTCACGAACGTGTTGGAGGGGGCTCGTCAGTACTTCCAGGGACTGCCTGTACCCAGTGCAAGCGCGATACCGTCGGAGGATCACAATCATCCAACTTCGTCGACGAATTCGGCCTCGTCGGCGTCCACGTCTCACGATCATGGCGTGGCTTCCTCTTCGGTGGCTCCGCCACCAGCACCGCCGTCCTCGGCGTCGACGCCGTCGGTGGTTAATCAAGAAACAACGCGTTACTCCAGTGATGTCGGtcagtcgtcgtcgtctaccGAAAACGGAAGCTCCAGTTCCGGTCCGTTTTGGAATCCATCGGTGGAGCCGTATCCACCGCAACCAACTAGAGTGGAGGTACCGGATACCAGGCCGGGAGACGAGAGTTCCGAACCGAGTTCCTCGTCTCCTGGTACAGTGGTTACCCTAACTGAAATGCAGCCCTCCAATCATCGATCCTCCGCGACATCAAACTttcaacaacagcaacaacaacaacaacaacaacaacaacaaaagcaATCGTCCGTATCTTCCGCGTCCACCGATCAACACTCGTCCCATCAGATCATAGCTACGACTACCTCGAGTTCACCTAGACTGCATCAGATGCAACCACCTCAAAGAGATCATTCTCCGGAACCTGTTTATCAACAACTCAATAATATCAGTAGAACGTCATTTGCCACTGTCGAGATTTTAGCGACGTCTCATTCGACGTCTCATCCGAATTATCAAAACGCAAACGATCGACAGTCTCAAAGCGGTACGGCCATTGTCCCTCAAAGAACTCAATACTATCCGAGATATCATCATCCGGACATTACGAAGAGTGCGCCGGCGCCGTTCTCGCAAAATTCCGTCTATCAATCTGCCAACGTGACTGTGACCACAGCTGGAAGTGTTCAACAGCCAGCTACGAGGCCTACGCCGGTCGAACAGAACAGTGTGCTGGTTCATGGACAAGATCAGCAACGAGTGCCGAGCTCTTCTTACGGGTCCAGCGTGCAAACTCCGCCGTCGAGTGGATCGACGATTTACGGATCGTCTCAGAATTATCGCGTAAGTGGGCAACTTCAGCAAACTCGGTCCGTTAATCCTACGGCCGACGAACGAATCAGGCCGGCTCAACATGGTATCGACGGAACGAGCGCGTCTTCatcttcctccacctcctcctcctcctcctcctcctccaacTCTAACAACTCCTCTTCGGGGAACCCTTGTACTTCGGCAAATCCACCTTGCAATCCGCGTCATGGATCCAGTCACATTCCTTCGTCGCCTCAGAATCTTCCGGCGCACATTCCTTCTCCGCATCTTCCCTCCGCAGTTTCCTCCGTTCATGGACAACACCctcagcaacaacaacagcagcaaggCCAACAACATCACACTCGAATAAATCCTTCCCCTCACTCGGCCAATCCAAACGCCTACAACAACGCTCGCACAATCCTCTCGCAAAGCGGGCCTTCGCCGTCCtcctcgtcgtcttcgtcgtcaaACCATCCGCAACAGATGATACCTCCTACGGGCTTAAGCGGTTATCATCCAATAGCTTCGCCCCACGAGCCACCTCGTCACGCTACCCCATCTCCCCACAGACAATCTCCTCACGTATCGACGCTTCACAATCCTCACGCCTCCTCTCCTCATCCTACACCATCGCCCCACGCCGCCTTCCAACCGCATTCGCCGACTTACCCACCTCCTCCGCCACCGGCCAGGTCTACGCCGCACTCCTACAGCGTGCCGGCGACGTCTCAGCACTATCAGAATGCCGGATACAACGCTAGTCCTTACGCGCCTCCACCTCAGTCTTCGTACCATTCCTTTCAGAAGAGTCCGCAGCAGCCGCTGTCGCAG TCGCACGGGAGTTACTACTCTCAACCAAATAGATCTCACAGCCAGTCATACGTTCAACCAACTCCTATGGGTGCACCGCCTCAACCGATTTGTCCCGGTGGAACGAATAGTAGCAACGGTGGCTTGACCTATCAGCAGAACAAAGCAGTAATGTACAATGGTGCCGACTCGAAAAGAAGTCCGGCAGAAATAGCTGGGAGTTACGCTTCTTACCGATCATCCTCGACTAACGTGCAGAGAAGCAATAACACGCACAATCTGCCACCGATCGCCGCCTTGTCCTCCTATCATTCCAACAAGAGAGAAACGGGAAATAAAGTGCAATCGATCCAACGACGAGTGCATTCTATCGGTGCAACGAACAAAGTCCCTGTCGTGACACCACCGAGCTCGGTTATGGTTCTTCCCCAAAGGATTCCGGAATACTCTTCGCTCCCTACGCCATTGAACCACGCGATACCGGTTAATGGGAGAACAACTAGCTCGGTTAACTCTACCTACGCTGGGAGATACGCTAACCAGCAAAATTATCCGGCTTACGCGACCACCATCGCGCCCAGCCATCACGGTAGCAATTCCTCGAGTAACACCTCGGTGACATCCATCGGTGCCACGGTTCGATCTTCCGTTCCGGCTCCTCCGGTACACGCCTATCAGTCTTCCGACACTACCGCTCACTTGGGATCCTATCATCACACTGTCAGAACTGCAGAGAGTTATCCGTATAAGGAACAATCCTATCAAAATTCCTCGGCACCGATGGTACCTGCTGTTCCAGGTACACCTTTACCGGCGCCACCGCCACCACAGACCAACGGAATCAGGAAAAGAGAATCTCCTCTCGATCTTTCCGTGAAAACCGTAAAGACGTCTGCGGACTCGACGGCGCAGGACGATCTCGAGGCTTCTTCCACGGACAAGCACGCGAGTAATTTGAATCTAATGTCGCCGTCGACGATGTCGAGGAGTAGCAACGGTTCCAGGAGCATGGCTCCGCCGGCTATTCAATCCTTAGGACCACCACCCATTGCTTCTTATTCTAATTACGATGCTAGAGTCTCGACCCGTGGCGTCAGGAGTTCGTCCATTCCTTCCGTATGTCCTCGAACGTCGACACCGCAGACAGTTTGCGCGCCGAAGGTCGACTTCTTGCCGGATTTCAATTCGACCCCGCTCCGACAACATCACGCTCCGCCACACGATAGTCCGATCCGTAGAAATACGGGTCAACAACTGTATgggccgccaccaccaccgcctcAAGCGCCTTTGCCCTCGCAGTATACGAACAACACTACTCCACTGCCTCATATGTCAACGTTCCAGAAGAGTTCACTGCCCGCAACGCCGGTATACGACGGGAGTCCAGCACCACCACCGCCGTCTTCGTCGACATCTTCGTCGTCTTATCTACCGGCCAACGATTCCTCGAGGTCTTCTTCTAGATATCCCGTGGTGGATCCCTCAAGGATGGGCCCGACAACACTGCCCCTCCAAGAATATCCTTCCGATCCCAGCAAGTATTATTTGGACACGAGGAACAAATTCGGTTCGCCGACTCAGAAAGATCATCGTGGTACCATCAAAAGATCCGGTGAAACTGTTTACTCTGGAACTGCTCCAAACAAACAGCCTAGATTGGATACTTGGAGAATAGCCATCGACAAGCAGATCGAGCAGAAACTCTCGACGGTCAGGTCGCCTCACGAGCAACAGAAAAGACAAGAGTTGAATTTGCCCGTTGCCATGCCGAATGGTACATTGATAGCACCAAGTACTTACGAGCAGAGATCGGACAATGGTTATTCGTCGTCGGATTCTTTGAGGTATCAACAAGCTTACTGTGATAAAAGGAATTACCCGGAGCCGAAGGTGGCACGTACCTCTCCTCCGTATAATCACCCACCTATCTCGAAAGCAACGAACGTACACGCGTTACCGCAGCAAGTCAATAGTCAGACTTCTTACTCGAATTATAGACAGAATCAGAGAACGGCTTGCCCTCCGGTTAGTTCGATGGCTACGCCTACGGTCGATCAACCGAGTAACACGGGCGCAGATAAACGAGTTTTGAGCTTGTTGAGGAATAGTCTTGAGAACAAACAGCAGAGGGAAGAACAATTGAACAGTCAACAACCTATTTTGGTGAATCACAATCAACAGAGTTTTCAAAACAAG GTCGTCGCCCCAGTGGAGCCTAAAACGAATATAGGGAGACACAATTTATCGCCGTTTACGGCGGCCAGTTTGTTGGAACGGAACAGCAACACACCGCCGCATTACAAGTTCCATGTGCCACGAGCCGTAGACTCGATCACTCAAGAGGCCCCCCGTAGTATGTACGCTTCGCGAGTAAATTCATCTGCCACGCTACCTGGCAAAGAAGCTCTCTTGGGACCTCGGGGAGCCGAGAATCAAATTCACCGTGACAAGGATGACGGGCTTGCGGCCATATTGGCCGCGAAAATCAGGACAAAGGCGGAACTCAAACAG GTTGGCACCGGACAGTTCTTGGCAAAACCCGTAGTTCCTTCTCAAGATGTATCTTCTACGCCAAAAG AACTCGATAGCGCGGCCTCGACGTCAACTCCACAGTCCGGCTCGTCCGCGGGAAGCCCACCGAAATTGACTCGCGAAAAAGCGGCCTGTCTACCACCGAGAAGACGTTTGTTCTCGAGAACGGAAGAAGAGAATATGCCGGTCGCTGCGACGACGGTACCCGTGTCAACCCCAACTCCAGCAGTTGCCTCAACGGTACCACCACGTGCCAGTGGTTTTAGAAGTTCCTCCGAGACCTCGGTCTTTGACTTCAGAGAGAGCGATTCGGAGGGTGAGATGCCGGTGTTGGAGCGTCAAACCCTCGAGGAAATGAGAAGAGACAGGAAGCAGTTGTCGAAGGTTCAACCTCCTATTCCCTTGAACGATGCCATGTGTATGAACATGGCTTCGTCCATGGATCTCGTGAAAATCGAGCTTAAG GAGAACGACAAGATCAACGAAGTCGATCCATTCTGGGCGGTAACCTGCGACAAGTTTATGGAACAATTGAGAGCCGGTGATGTTGTGAAGAAACGtggacgaaaaaagaaactcgatGGAACCTCTTCGAAGATGGATGACACTGGTAACGATAGTAGCAAGGAGTCCGACCTTAACACTAACGACGCGACCGCTGACATAAAGATCAAAATAGAGGACATCAAAAAGGAGGTAGAAGACGTGGTAGAAGCGGTTGTCGATGAAAAGGTCGAGACCGCGGAAACTAGCAAAGACGATTTGAAATCACCCGTTTCGATAAAGATACAGGTTGAAGAGAAGGTCGCAGTAGTTGAGGCGAAGGAAAATGATAGGAGAAATTCCGGTGACGATTCCGACGAGGTACCATTGATCAAGCGagcaacgaaaaagaaatcgaaaaaggAGGATAGCGATTGCGAGGAAGAAATCGTTTGTAGAAAGAGGAGAGTCCGAAGGGGTAGTAGGATCAAATTGGCATCGTCCAGTGGTAGCGAATCGTCCAGCGAGGAAAGCGACGTTAGTACGGAATACGGACATGGTTCATCGGTCGCTGACAGACTTCGCGCGAGGAAAAGATCAGGGAATAGCGGAGAAAACGAGGGCATGAAGTTACGTTCGAGAGATACAACGCCGCAAAAGAATAAGGcggaaaaggaaatgaaatcgTCTACCTCTAAAACCGTACCTTCGTCTCGAAAAGTAAAACCCAAACCATTGTTCGGCGATGGTAGCGACTTTAGGCCAGGCTGGGAGGAAGAGGTatacgtttataaaaaatcattaagaaTGCCAACCAGACTAATCACCGTCTCGAAACCTTCGAGATTTCATAGGCTATCGACGTCTCTTCCCGATTTGGATCCTGGCTCTCCAGCCTTATCGGTCTCCATGGATAGTTCGGACGTTTGCTTAGGTAGAAAAAGACTCGTTGACAGCGACATAGAGTCCGAGTATAGTTTCAGTATTACTGGGCTCGGTAGTAAGATAGACGACGAAGAAGCTACTTCCTCGACGACAATATCTTGTCCTCCAAAGACAACGATTGGAAAACAAACGAGATTGGAAAACAATTCTATCGTAGATGTGCTCGCCCAAAAAGTTGGTACTGGTAAAAAGGATTCGAAGAGGAAACAACAGAAGGAAAAGTCTGAAAAGGGAACGAAGATCCTTCAAAAAGGAGGTAACAACGAACCTGAACTTCTTCCAACGCCGAGTCTTACTCCTCTTCTTGCTTCGGAAGCTCCTAAAACCCCGAAGGGCAAGTCCTCTTCTCCAATAAAGAATAAACCTTTAAAGCCGATCAAAGTTTCGGATTCATTCCTTTTGGGATATTTCCGTAAAGAGACAGTTAATAATTTCCGCGATACCTTTAAGAACAATCACGCGATACCGAACGAGTTTTCGACGTTTGTCTTGAACAGCAGAACGAGAACGGAAACGCGCGTTTTAAAGAAACAGACCACTATCAGAGAAGTATTTGGCGAGGATAGACCAGCGTCCGCTCCGCCTATGCAAAATCATGGCGACACTTCCCAAGACGATGATTCTCAAAACGAAGCTATGGAAAATACATTAGGAAAGCCTCGTACGTTGAAGCAAAAGGTAGTGTCCAGATTGAGAAACGCGGGTATCCTAAGAAGTCATAAGGCAATCGTCAATTCGAAGAGACATTTACTTATCgctaagagaagaaaggatctTCTGAAGTCTTTGGCCGAGAAGAAGTTGAAGCGTGTTAAAAAGGAAACGGAAGTGGAAGTgtcgaaagaaacgaacgatacTCAGGAAGCTGAGAATAACGAGATAGAGGACGAGAATAACGAGTCCGAGGTACCGAACAAAAAGAAGTTAAAACTTCGAACGGGTAGGCGGAAATTCCGTTCTGGATTCGACTATgttaggaagaaaaagagacctTTGAAAAAGGATGACGCAGCAcctaaggaaagaaaaaga CAGATATTGTCAAGACCGAGTCCAGAATGTGTTGCTGATATTCAGTCAGAGATCAGGACGTGGGTCATTAAAAAGGGTGTTGGAGAAACTATTTTACATCGTGCCGCCAGACTCGGTCATACG GATGTGACAGCCTATTGCTTAGAGAAACTCAACAGTGCACCTAGCCCGAAAGATAACGCGGGTTATACGCCACTCCATGAGGCATGCTCGAGAGGTCATTTGGAAATTGCCAAACTTTTGCTCGCTTATGGCGCGAATGCAAGCGAAAGTGCAAACGGAGGAATAAG ACCACTTCACGAGGCTGCCGAGAGTGGTTCAACGGAATTGGTGCGATTACTTTTATCGTACGGTGCCGATCCTCTACTAGCTACGTATTCCGGACAAACACCATTAATGTTGGCGGTAGAAACTGAAGCTTACTCGATTCTCGAACAACATTTGGACGACATTCAGGGTCATAGCAGTACACCTTGGTCGTTCGGTGGACCTGCTTCGATCTTTG ACCCAGAAGAAACTGGATATAATCCTTTGAGCGATCCACCCATGGATAGTCCGGAGCCTGAACTCGAGGAGATAGAAATGGAGGTGAGCGACGTGAACCTACCggtcttattttctcttaccaATGATTCGGACAAGTGGGTGCTCCTTCAAGATTTAATGGCAGCTCTCAGAATAAAGAGTCGCGATGCTCTCTTACGTCAAGTGAATCCAAAGGCACATACCGGACCACCGGCTATTGCTCATCGCGACGTCATGAGAGAACTCAAGCTTCCTGATTTCTTAGAACAGTCTCGATGTTGTCATCTGTTAAGCGGCGGCGAGAAGATAAACGTGCGGGGATCAAAGGTCACGCTGATTAAGTACAACGAGAGAGTTAAATCATTGTTAAACGTCGAAAAGGTGCTAATAAGTCTCAGGTGA